The following coding sequences are from one Mytilus trossulus isolate FHL-02 chromosome 8, PNRI_Mtr1.1.1.hap1, whole genome shotgun sequence window:
- the LOC134680731 gene encoding vacuole membrane protein 1-like isoform X1 produces the protein MNYDRKSLRHSYEKLSIKQLKQKLKAKSQRTKGHKRDLIERLIDASLSEMDKKGDRKSSSENTTLKQRHSHSTNGDVKDKSNLLDIMHQERQDREKIVLWRKPLKTIHFSCLETASLLNQAGKKLWRRKIAVVTSMLMLFTFYLVYITQGTHQPYVAKIEKYVLWCAYWLGLGVLSSVGLGTGLHTFLLYLGPHIAAVTLAAYECKSTDFPEPPYPTEIVCPEGVTDGSAVSLWTIMNKVRLEAIMWGAGTALGELPPYFMARAARLSGADLDDDEFEEIEELIHEKKEHPEELGFMEKSKLAVHNLVQKVGFFGILACASIPNPLFDLAGITCGHFLIPFWTFFGATLIGKAVIKMHIQKLFIIFMFSAHHVETIVKLIGKIPAIGISLQTPFKEYLEVQKKKLHHKPGTHVKSDSNLLGWIFEKLIIVMVVYFVLSIINSTAQSYHKRLCKEKHKKSQS, from the exons ATGAATTATGACCGTAAAAGCCTGCGCCACAGTTATGAGAAACTGTCTATTAAACAGcttaaacaaaaactaaaagcAAAAAGCCAGAGAACGAAAGGCCACAAACGGGATTTG aTAGAAAGGCTTATTGACGCCAGTTTAAGTGAAATGGACAAAAAAGGGGACAGAAAATCTTCCTCTGAAAACACAACCCTCAAACAAAGACATTCTCATTCCACTAACGGTGATGTTAAAGATAAGTCCAATCTACTAGACATTATGCATCAAGAAAGACAAGATCGCGAAAAAATCGTCCTGTGGAGAAAACCGTTAAAGACTATTCACTTCTCATGTCTGGAGACAGCCTCACTTCTGAATCAGGCTGGAAAAAA GTTATGGAGACGAAAGATCGCTGTGGTGACGTCTATGTTGATGCTGTTTACGTTTTATCTCGTCTACATTACTCAGGGAACACACCAGCCA TATGTTGCAAAAATAGAGAAATATGTATTATGGTGTGCATATTGGTTAGGTCTTGGTGTACTATCATCTGTAGGTCTGGGGACAGGATTACATACATTTCTATTATATCTG GGACCACATATTGCAGCAGTAACATTAGCAGCTTATGAATGTAAATCTACAGACTTTCCAGAACCACCATATCCCACAGA aatAGTTTGTCCGGAAGGTGTAACGGATGGCAGTGCAGTATCATTATGgactataatgaataaagtcagACTTGAAGCTATTATGTGG GGTGCTGGTACTGCACTTGGAGAGTTACCGCCCTATTTTATGGCGAGGGCAGCTAGGCTTTCGGGGGCAGATCTTGATGATGATGAGTTTGAAGAAATAGAAGAACTCATTCATGAGAAAAAAGAGCATCCTGAAGAATTA ggATTTATGGAAAAATCTAAATTAGCTGTACATAACCTTGTACAGAAAGTTGGGTTCTTTGGTATCTTAGCCTGTGCATCT ATACCAAACCCTTTGTTTGATTTGGCAGGAATCACATGTGGTCATTTTCTCATTccattttggacattttttggtGCAACATTAATAGGAAAAGCTGTTATTAAAATGCATATACAG aaattatttattatattcatgtttAGTGCACATCATGTGGAAACTATAGTCAAGTTAATAGG aaaaattcCCGCCATAGGTATATCTTTACAGACTccatttaaagaatatttagaAGTGCAGAAGAAAAAGCTTCATCATAAACCAGGGACTCATGTCAAATCT gATTCCAACCTGTTGGGATGGATATTTGAGAAACTTATTATTGTAATGGTTGTATATTTTGTCCTGTCAATCATCAACTCCACAGCCCAGAGCTACCACAAAAGACTGTGTAAAGAAAAACACAAGAAATCTCAATCATGA
- the LOC134680731 gene encoding vacuole membrane protein 1-like isoform X2 — protein MSDQQTIRIEIERLIDASLSEMDKKGDRKSSSENTTLKQRHSHSTNGDVKDKSNLLDIMHQERQDREKIVLWRKPLKTIHFSCLETASLLNQAGKKLWRRKIAVVTSMLMLFTFYLVYITQGTHQPYVAKIEKYVLWCAYWLGLGVLSSVGLGTGLHTFLLYLGPHIAAVTLAAYECKSTDFPEPPYPTEIVCPEGVTDGSAVSLWTIMNKVRLEAIMWGAGTALGELPPYFMARAARLSGADLDDDEFEEIEELIHEKKEHPEELGFMEKSKLAVHNLVQKVGFFGILACASIPNPLFDLAGITCGHFLIPFWTFFGATLIGKAVIKMHIQKLFIIFMFSAHHVETIVKLIGKIPAIGISLQTPFKEYLEVQKKKLHHKPGTHVKSDSNLLGWIFEKLIIVMVVYFVLSIINSTAQSYHKRLCKEKHKKSQS, from the exons ATGTCAGACCAACAAACAATTAGAATTGAG aTAGAAAGGCTTATTGACGCCAGTTTAAGTGAAATGGACAAAAAAGGGGACAGAAAATCTTCCTCTGAAAACACAACCCTCAAACAAAGACATTCTCATTCCACTAACGGTGATGTTAAAGATAAGTCCAATCTACTAGACATTATGCATCAAGAAAGACAAGATCGCGAAAAAATCGTCCTGTGGAGAAAACCGTTAAAGACTATTCACTTCTCATGTCTGGAGACAGCCTCACTTCTGAATCAGGCTGGAAAAAA GTTATGGAGACGAAAGATCGCTGTGGTGACGTCTATGTTGATGCTGTTTACGTTTTATCTCGTCTACATTACTCAGGGAACACACCAGCCA TATGTTGCAAAAATAGAGAAATATGTATTATGGTGTGCATATTGGTTAGGTCTTGGTGTACTATCATCTGTAGGTCTGGGGACAGGATTACATACATTTCTATTATATCTG GGACCACATATTGCAGCAGTAACATTAGCAGCTTATGAATGTAAATCTACAGACTTTCCAGAACCACCATATCCCACAGA aatAGTTTGTCCGGAAGGTGTAACGGATGGCAGTGCAGTATCATTATGgactataatgaataaagtcagACTTGAAGCTATTATGTGG GGTGCTGGTACTGCACTTGGAGAGTTACCGCCCTATTTTATGGCGAGGGCAGCTAGGCTTTCGGGGGCAGATCTTGATGATGATGAGTTTGAAGAAATAGAAGAACTCATTCATGAGAAAAAAGAGCATCCTGAAGAATTA ggATTTATGGAAAAATCTAAATTAGCTGTACATAACCTTGTACAGAAAGTTGGGTTCTTTGGTATCTTAGCCTGTGCATCT ATACCAAACCCTTTGTTTGATTTGGCAGGAATCACATGTGGTCATTTTCTCATTccattttggacattttttggtGCAACATTAATAGGAAAAGCTGTTATTAAAATGCATATACAG aaattatttattatattcatgtttAGTGCACATCATGTGGAAACTATAGTCAAGTTAATAGG aaaaattcCCGCCATAGGTATATCTTTACAGACTccatttaaagaatatttagaAGTGCAGAAGAAAAAGCTTCATCATAAACCAGGGACTCATGTCAAATCT gATTCCAACCTGTTGGGATGGATATTTGAGAAACTTATTATTGTAATGGTTGTATATTTTGTCCTGTCAATCATCAACTCCACAGCCCAGAGCTACCACAAAAGACTGTGTAAAGAAAAACACAAGAAATCTCAATCATGA
- the LOC134680731 gene encoding vacuole membrane protein 1-like isoform X3: MDKKGDRKSSSENTTLKQRHSHSTNGDVKDKSNLLDIMHQERQDREKIVLWRKPLKTIHFSCLETASLLNQAGKKLWRRKIAVVTSMLMLFTFYLVYITQGTHQPYVAKIEKYVLWCAYWLGLGVLSSVGLGTGLHTFLLYLGPHIAAVTLAAYECKSTDFPEPPYPTEIVCPEGVTDGSAVSLWTIMNKVRLEAIMWGAGTALGELPPYFMARAARLSGADLDDDEFEEIEELIHEKKEHPEELGFMEKSKLAVHNLVQKVGFFGILACASIPNPLFDLAGITCGHFLIPFWTFFGATLIGKAVIKMHIQKLFIIFMFSAHHVETIVKLIGKIPAIGISLQTPFKEYLEVQKKKLHHKPGTHVKSDSNLLGWIFEKLIIVMVVYFVLSIINSTAQSYHKRLCKEKHKKSQS, translated from the exons ATGGACAAAAAAGGGGACAGAAAATCTTCCTCTGAAAACACAACCCTCAAACAAAGACATTCTCATTCCACTAACGGTGATGTTAAAGATAAGTCCAATCTACTAGACATTATGCATCAAGAAAGACAAGATCGCGAAAAAATCGTCCTGTGGAGAAAACCGTTAAAGACTATTCACTTCTCATGTCTGGAGACAGCCTCACTTCTGAATCAGGCTGGAAAAAA GTTATGGAGACGAAAGATCGCTGTGGTGACGTCTATGTTGATGCTGTTTACGTTTTATCTCGTCTACATTACTCAGGGAACACACCAGCCA TATGTTGCAAAAATAGAGAAATATGTATTATGGTGTGCATATTGGTTAGGTCTTGGTGTACTATCATCTGTAGGTCTGGGGACAGGATTACATACATTTCTATTATATCTG GGACCACATATTGCAGCAGTAACATTAGCAGCTTATGAATGTAAATCTACAGACTTTCCAGAACCACCATATCCCACAGA aatAGTTTGTCCGGAAGGTGTAACGGATGGCAGTGCAGTATCATTATGgactataatgaataaagtcagACTTGAAGCTATTATGTGG GGTGCTGGTACTGCACTTGGAGAGTTACCGCCCTATTTTATGGCGAGGGCAGCTAGGCTTTCGGGGGCAGATCTTGATGATGATGAGTTTGAAGAAATAGAAGAACTCATTCATGAGAAAAAAGAGCATCCTGAAGAATTA ggATTTATGGAAAAATCTAAATTAGCTGTACATAACCTTGTACAGAAAGTTGGGTTCTTTGGTATCTTAGCCTGTGCATCT ATACCAAACCCTTTGTTTGATTTGGCAGGAATCACATGTGGTCATTTTCTCATTccattttggacattttttggtGCAACATTAATAGGAAAAGCTGTTATTAAAATGCATATACAG aaattatttattatattcatgtttAGTGCACATCATGTGGAAACTATAGTCAAGTTAATAGG aaaaattcCCGCCATAGGTATATCTTTACAGACTccatttaaagaatatttagaAGTGCAGAAGAAAAAGCTTCATCATAAACCAGGGACTCATGTCAAATCT gATTCCAACCTGTTGGGATGGATATTTGAGAAACTTATTATTGTAATGGTTGTATATTTTGTCCTGTCAATCATCAACTCCACAGCCCAGAGCTACCACAAAAGACTGTGTAAAGAAAAACACAAGAAATCTCAATCATGA